A stretch of DNA from Candidatus Zixiibacteriota bacterium:
CGGAACAGCGCGCACACTTGCTCCGCCTCGTTCTGGCGGAGCAGACCGTTGTTCACGAACACGCAGATCAGGCGGTCGCCGATGGCGCGGTGGACGAGCGTGGCGACCACCGAAGAGTCGACGCCGCCGCTGAGCGCGCAAAGCACGCGGCCGTCGCCCACCTGCTCGCGAACCCTGCGGATCGCGGTCTCGACGAAGCTCCCCATCGTCCAGGTCGGCTTGCAGCCGCAGATGCGAAAGACGAAGTTGGCCAGGATGTCCCGCCCGCGGGGCGTGTGGGCGACCTCCGGATGGAACTGCACTCCGAAGAGCCGGCGGCCCGGATCGGCGAACGCCGCGATCGGAGAATTGGCGCTGTGGGCGAGCACCGTCCAGCCGGGGGGAATCGAAAGCATCCGATCGCCGTGGCTCATCCAGACCCCGATCGTCTCGCGGCGCTCAAAGCCCCTGAAAAGATCGGCGTTGTCGTCGATGGTGACGTCCGCCGGCCCGTACTCCCGGCGGTCGGCCCGGGCGACCTCCCCGCCCGCGAGCAGGTTCAGCATCCCCATGCCGTAGCAGATGCCGAGCACCGGGACGGAAAGTCCGAGCACGTCCGCGCTGATCTTCGGCGCGTTTTCCTGATAGACGCTGGCCGGGCCTCCCGAAAGGATGATGCCCTCCGGAGCGAGCTCCTTGATTTTCTCCAGAGGCAGATTGAAGGGATGGATCTCGCAGTAGACCCGGGCTTCCCGAATGCGGCGCGCGATCAGCTGGGTGTACTGCGACCCGAAATCCAGAACCAGGATCATTCGACTCTGTAGTTGGGGGCTTCCTTGGTGATGAAAACGTCGTGGACGTGCCCTTCGCGCAGGCCGGCCGCCGTGATCTGGATGAAGCGCGCTTTCGCCCTCAGCGTGGGAATGTCGGGGCAGCCGAGATAGCCCATGCCGGCCCGCAGACCGCCCACGAGCTGGTGGACGTTGAAGGAAAGCGAGCCGCGGTAAGGCACCTGCCCTTCGATCCCTTCGGGAACGAGCTTCATCGGCTCCTCGACGTCCGCCTGGCCGTAGCGGTCCTTGCTCCCCTGCCCCATCGCCCCGAGCGATCCCATGCCGCGATAGACCTTGTAAGTCCGGCCCTGGTAGAGGATCGTCTCTCCCGGGCTTTCCTCGGTTCCGGCGAACAGGCTGCCGATCATCACCGAATGAGCGCCCGCCGCAAGGGCCTTGGTGATGTCCCCGGAGTACTTGATGCCGCCGTCGGCGATGATCGGGATGTTGTGGCGCGCGGCGACTTTGGCGCAGCTCCCGATCGCGGTGATCTGCGGCACGCCGACGCCCGAAACCACGCGCGTCGTGCAGATCGAGCCCGGCCCCACGCCCACCTTGACGGCGTTGACCCCGGCGCGGATCAACGCGAGCGCGCCCTCCTCGGTCGCGACGTTGCCGGCCGCGAGATCCAGGTCGGGATAGCGGCGCCGGATCTGGCCGACGACATCGAGGACGTTTTTCGAGTGCCCGTGCGCCGTATCGACTGCGATCAGATCCGCGCCGGCTCGTACCAGCGCTTCGACCCGCTCCTCCCAGTCGGGACCGACGCCCACGGCGGCGCCGACCCGCAGCCGCCCCCGCTCGTCCTTGCAGGCGTTCGGATATTGAATCTTCTTCTCGATGTCCTTAACCGTAATCAGCCCTTTCAGCTGAAAATTGTCGTCGACGACCAGCAGCTTCTCTATGCGGTGCTGGTGCAGGATCTCCTTGGCCTCGTCGAGCCCGACCCCCGGCTTTGCCGTCACCAGGTTGTCCTTCGTCATCACCTCCGAGACCGGCCGGTCGAGTTTTTTTTCGAACCGGAGATCTCGATTGGTCAGAATGCCGACCAGGCGCCCGTTCTTGGTCACCGGCAGGCCGGAAATCCCGTACCTGCTCATGATGTCCTTGGCTTCGGAGATCTTTTGGTCCGGGGCCACCGTGATCGGGTCGGAGATCATGCCGCTTTCGAACTTCTTTACCTTTTCGAC
This window harbors:
- the guaA gene encoding glutamine-hydrolyzing GMP synthase; amino-acid sequence: MILVLDFGSQYTQLIARRIREARVYCEIHPFNLPLEKIKELAPEGIILSGGPASVYQENAPKISADVLGLSVPVLGICYGMGMLNLLAGGEVARADRREYGPADVTIDDNADLFRGFERRETIGVWMSHGDRMLSIPPGWTVLAHSANSPIAAFADPGRRLFGVQFHPEVAHTPRGRDILANFVFRICGCKPTWTMGSFVETAIRRVREQVGDGRVLCALSGGVDSSVVATLVHRAIGDRLICVFVNNGLLRQNEAEQVCALFRERFGAAFRYVDASSRFLAALRGVEDPEMKRKIIGRVFIEVFEEEARRLGEVAFLAQGTLYPDVIESVSFVGPSVTIKSHHNVGGLPENMRMKLVEPLRELFKDEVREAGRELGLPREWIQRQPFPGPGLAIRVLGEVTEERLAVLRRADAVVLEEIRAAGLYEKVWQSFAVLLPIRTVGVMGDERSYENVIALRVVDSLDGMTANWTALPAELLARISNRIINEVRGVNRVVYDISSKPPATIEWE
- the guaB gene encoding IMP dehydrogenase → MFEQEVLPVGLTFDDVLLIPAESSVVPRDIDVSTRLTERIALNVPLVSAAMDTVTESRTAIAMAQEGGIGIIHRNLTVRAQAAEVEKVKKFESGMISDPITVAPDQKISEAKDIMSRYGISGLPVTKNGRLVGILTNRDLRFEKKLDRPVSEVMTKDNLVTAKPGVGLDEAKEILHQHRIEKLLVVDDNFQLKGLITVKDIEKKIQYPNACKDERGRLRVGAAVGVGPDWEERVEALVRAGADLIAVDTAHGHSKNVLDVVGQIRRRYPDLDLAAGNVATEEGALALIRAGVNAVKVGVGPGSICTTRVVSGVGVPQITAIGSCAKVAARHNIPIIADGGIKYSGDITKALAAGAHSVMIGSLFAGTEESPGETILYQGRTYKVYRGMGSLGAMGQGSKDRYGQADVEEPMKLVPEGIEGQVPYRGSLSFNVHQLVGGLRAGMGYLGCPDIPTLRAKARFIQITAAGLREGHVHDVFITKEAPNYRVE